ctacatcttcgcaggcaaggaagtgcctgacagtcgggacccacctggtcgaagcgtacgtagcgttgtcattctggtcgcgaacgtgtaactacatactggtcgatgtagaggcgcgcacgtgtcgtagccgaggcgcgcacgtagcatgtacacgtacgtacaacggctagagtgcaagaaagtaaatacggccacgtacgtacatactggcggggtctcgaacgcctactcgtgtgtacgtacggccagggctcgtgtacatggctgggtcggaacggagaaacagcgtcgtcgtcgtgttcatggggaggcagcggagtgcgtcgtgttcatcgggaggcaacggaacgcgtgggagccaaccggcttggacggaacagccgatggaaacgaggcttggcgtaccgcggaatggaggaaacggccttgtgttcgaccggccatgttcgaaacaggatcctgttcatcgggaggggtctggcgtaccacaaaacggaggaaacggacctcctacggtcgaaatgggggtcctattgatcgggaggggtgtggcgtaccgcaaaacagaggaaacggacttgtgttggagcgctacagtcgaaacgggggtcctgttcatcgggaggggtgtggcgtaccgcaaaatgggactccacgggatactgttcatctccaccgtcgaccccctccagcctccacgggctactgttcatccaccgtcgacctcctccagcctccacctgcgactgttcatccacgggctcatgttcatccagcctccaccgcgcgctactccactagctactgttcaaccagccctctccacgagctcctattcaaccacccctccacgggctattgttcatgcagccctccaccatctactgttcatccagccctccacggggtggtcctgttcatccagccctccatggggtcctgttcatccagccccaactggctcgatcgatcggggttctgttcatccagaggcaacaccacgaggtcctgttcatccacccccaccgggaactgttcatccaaccccccagcaacgctcactgttcatccagaggcagcatcgatcggcttcagttagcagcagtagcgaaggaatcgctcgatcgggttcagttaacagccatcgatcgatcgctcgggttcagtaatgcatagcctgcagtgcaatcgctcgggttcagttagagcccaacgcctcgcacccacgcgcgtgcgtgtacgagagaaacgcacatcgcttggccccgaccacccaccataaccgggaacaccccgatatatTCATcggcctcgcttctaccacagttttttccatcatgcacggcccaaagaatgtcatgcagctgcgtctccggcccgcccaggacgaaaagcccaatttttgtcatgattttttgtcatagaagtaggaccccaccacatctatgatgataccgtgttttgtcacaattatcgtcatagaagtgtcataagtatgacagaatttttttcgttcggcccaaaatgtcacggatgtgtcttttttctgtagtgacaaggaccggccgcagtcaaattcaattcaactaaagtaggagaaacaaacacccgccgaccacttttatgcaaaactagttgcatgtctgtcggtggaactggtctcatgaacgtggtcatgtaaggttggtccgggccgcttcatccaacaataccgccgaatcaaaataagacattggtggtaagcagtatgatgatcaccgcccacaactctttgtgttctactcgtgcatatcatctacacatagaccatGCTCTGATGccaatgttgggaaacgtagcatgcaatttcaaaaaatttcctacgatcacgcaagatctatctaggagatgcatagcaacgagagggggagagtgtgtccacgtaccctcatagaccgaaagcggaagcgtttgacaatgcggttgatgtagtcaaacttcttctagatccgaccgatcaagcaccgaacgtacgacacctcgagttctgcacacgttcagctcgatgacgtccctcattctcttgatccagcaaaggtgtcaaggaagaagatgagttccgtcagcacgacgacatggtgacggtgatggtgaagtgatccgcgcagggcttcgcctaagcactatgaagatatgaccggaggcgtaaactgtggaggggggcaccgcacacgtctaacaattgttggtgtgtgttctaggctcCCCCTctccatgtatatataggtgggagggggaggggatcaGCCTTGGggaaccccaagtaggaggaatcctacttggggttcctattccaattcgcccccttccttatttcactagaggggaaaagggaagagggaagggaggaaggaaagggggcccgaacCCCCTCCTCCATCTCCTATTCGACCTCCTTCCttagggggggggcgccaccccttgtgggttggtgtgctcccctcctatggcccataaggcccattattcccccggggggttccggtaacccgccCCCCgatactctgataaatacccgatactatccggaacacttccggtgtccaaatactatcatcctatatatcaatctttacctctcgaccatttcgatactccttgtcatgtccgtgatctgatccaggactcctaacaacatatggtcaccaaatcacataactcgtataatactaaatcgtcatcgaacgttaagcgtgcggaccctacgggttcgagaactatgtagacatgaccaagacacctctccggtcaataaccaatagtgaaacctggatgctcatattggctcctacatattctacgaagatctttatcagtcgaaccgttatgacaacatacgttattccctttgtcatcggtatgttacttgcccgagattcgatcgtcggtatccacatacctagttcaatctcgttaccggcaagtctctttactcgttccgtaatacattgtcttgtaactaactcattagtcactttgcttgcaaggcttcttatgatgtgcattaccgagagggcctagagatacctctccgatactcggagcgacaaatcctaatctcgatctatgccaacccaacaaacaccttcggagatacccgtagagcatctttataatcacccagttatgttgtgacatttgataggacacaaggcattcctccggtatctgggagttgcataatctcatagtcgaaggaatatgtatttgacatgaagaaagcaatggcaataaaactgaacgatcaaaatgctaagctaacggatgggtcttgtccatcacatcattctcctaatgatgtgatcccgttatcaaatgacaactcatgtccatgattaggaaaccttaaccatctttgatcaacgagctagtcaagtagaggctcactagggacacagtgtttgtctatgtattcacacatgtatttaggtttccgattaataaaattctagcatgaataataaacatttatcatgaataaggaaatattaaataacaactttattattgcctctagggcatattgccttCACAAGAAGCCTGCCACTCACACCAACCGAAACTAATGGGCGgtcaagcaggccggcaaggtggcggctgatgacccacaagtatagggaatcgcaacagtcTTTGAGGGTTCTATtcgcccaaatttattgattcgatgtaagggagccaaagaatatttataagccttagcagttgagttgtcaattcaaccacaatcGAGAATCACTTCCTTGCAAGAATTTATTAGTAGCATAGCAATATGATAGCAGTGATAGTAAAGTAACAATAGTGATAACAGCACTAGTAGCAGATTTGTAACTAGTAGAGCAATAGTAACTTGAGAAAAAACAATAGCATTAAAGTGTAGGCATGGAATCGCGATGGATGTTCAGATGAAATTCAACATGTAACTGTCACAACCTAGAGCAACACATAAAAATATTattcatcaatcatatgtaggcatgtatttcgtatatagtcatatgcgcttgcaataagaacttgcatgacatattttttcctaccgtcccatggcagcggggtttgatacgtttccaatgtatctataatttttttattgttaaaCGCTATTAGATTATTACTTTTGTATGTCTTATATGTCATTTCATATTATTTTtctagactaacctattaatttagtgcccaaTGCTAGTTCTTGTTTTTCTCTccatgtttttggttttccagaaaatctATACTTATAGAAGTCTAAACATGACAATATTTTTGAAGATTTTTCTGCATAATAAGAGACCTTAGAAGCTTTAGGAGAGGATGAGAAGACCCATGAGGGCCCCGCAAGGCAGGGGTAcaccctagggggtagggcacgccaccctggcttgtgggcccctcatgacttcgtttaccctaattcttggcctataaatttcCTAATAGTCAGAAACTCCCGAAGCGAGACCCAAAACAACTTTATCGCCGACTCAAGCCTCTATTCTGTAGTGATCCCATCTGGAGCCCTATTCCGGTACGTCGGAAATATTCCGTGAAAAATTGTCGCGCGGAAACAAGCTTGCAAGCTCGTGGTCTGTGACACCTCGGATGCAATCCGACATCGGAGCTTTGGCTGCAAGAAGATACCGTCGTACGAAAAAAATTAACCCGAGGTGTGGCGTGAAAATAACAACACGTCTGATAAAGGTTAAGTGAACCTAGAAGGGGCTCCTCGGATGCCCGACATATGAACTCTTCGGATACACCTCAGCGATCATCGAGATCGTATATCGATGGGAAAATTTGTTGAACCAACTTTCAAGATCGACGACCGAAgacgaagaacagttcggaagaagcgatgagcgtccccaacttgaagaccagttcaggggctattgatggtgtcctggactagggggaactcaccacgtcgtctctcgTCCAGGAGGGCTGGGCCGAGGACCCCCCGTGGCGGTTCCGTCCTGGGCCACTTCAGGCACCCAcgacgcatacaaggaagattccacaagacttagcATGCAAGAGAAGGACTCCTCTCCACAGATGTAGTCGACTAGGACTCCTGTTATCATAGGCCCCCGATACATCATAtaagccgaggctaggctagtcgatagatcatgaaaatctcaATACATCCTAGAGACGAGACACACATGATCTCGTGGTAGTTCGACCTGTACCATGTACTCCATCCAAAATCAATACAATCAAAGTAGGACATAGAGTATTACCGATTCGAGAGAGCCTGAACCTGGGTCaatcctgtgtccatgttaccatcgtgcCAAGGCTACCAGCTCGAGACCCCTACTCAAGATTTGCTGGAGTTGACTCCATCAAGCAGCGGGGAGGCAGATCGGGCACTTGGTACGCCAATGTGGTCTGGGGTGCAGGGATTGAAGCGCTCCACCTTGGCCACCACATGTTGCCTGAGGTCCTCCCCCGAGGAGGGGCTTCAAGGCCGCTTACAGTCCTTGGAGCCATGGCCGAACAGACCACATTGGAAGCAACCGATGTCATTGGTGCAGTCACGCTTGAAGTGCCTGTCCTTGTAGAAGCGGAAGCACTTGCCAACCATCTTTGGCGAGATCTCCTTGTGCTCCGGAACGGAGGGCGGCCTGGCCTTGCTGGCCCCAAAGTCGTGGTTGTGCCTCCACAACTCTTTCCTGGAGGGCGGCTGCACCCAAGCCTTCCCCGACGTTACGACGTCCGGCGAAAGAACATGCACCAGAACCAGGGCCTTTGACACCTCCGAGCTCGAGGAGATGCCCAACCCCGAGACCACCAGCCGCTCGCCGGTGTGGCAGAAGGACGAAATGATCGACCTCAGACTAGAGTCCATGCTCGCGAACAGGAGAGCGGGGGGAGGGGGGCTGTCGTGGTTGGGTGACCAACGACGGGGAGAGGTGGCCGCCGGGGTCAGAGTAACCGACGGCGGGAGGGTGGACGCCAAGGCCGGAGTGGCGTGCAGCGGGAGAGAGGAGAAGAGGAGAGTGATCCTTTCTTCCTTTTTGAGTTTTTAATGGTTGTGTTCGCACGGATGGTGTGTGGGCAATTTTGTTTTCGTGACGACAAAATCCCATGGTGGGTCGTGGGTATACCTGGCCATCTGTCCGGCCGGGCCGGACAATGCCCGACAAAGAAAACCTAGGCCCGGGCCCGACTCGGCCCGACCATCGGGCCTAGAATCCAGGCCCAAGCCCGACACATTAACGTAAAAGCCCACGGGCCTCGGGCCTCTCCAGTAAATCGCAAATACGATGGGCCTAGGCCCGGCCTGACTTGACCTTCAGGCTCATTTTCCAAGCCCAGGCCCAGCCCGCGGGTAAGACCTGGCCTGGttgcccatggccaggtatagtcGTGGGCGCGTGTCTATGGCACGGTGAAGGGTTCATTTGTTTGGTCCTTGTGTTGGAGTTGCGATGAAACATAGATAGATCCGATTGAGGCCATCCCCCGCTCCCGCTCCCGCTAGGGTTCCCCCCACCCCCGCCACCGGCGGGCCCTaggccctccccgccgccgccgccgccagcccggcGCGGCGCCCAGCTCCCCCGCGCTCGCTTCCCCACTCCCGTTCCCCCATTTCCGCCAACGCTCCGCGCGAGCGCGGGCGctccgccccggccgcctccctccctcctcgTCCGCCCACCTTCGTCCCTCCCCCCGCCGTCGTCGGCGGGCGCCCCCGGATCTGGCCgggtggtgtcggcggcggcgggtcgtTCCTTCCCTGCGCGCGCTCCTCCTTCCCGGGGTGGGGGGACGCGGCGGTGCTGCTCGGCCGGTGGCGGTCCGGCGGCCTGGTGCGGTGGCCGGCGGCGCTCGTCGTGGTGGTGCCGCCTCTTGGCGGCAGGGCGGTCCGGTGGTGCTGGTCGGCCGGCGGCAtgtccccggcccagatctgggcccgtaAGGTCCCGTTTGGGTCCTTGCGGGTCGACTCTGGCGCGACCGCGACGCCCTCTGTATggggaggcaggggagcggctTGGACTGGGACAGTGACGCCGGCGGCATGCCAGCTGCTGCGCGGAGGCGGGAGCTGTCCGGGCCTTTGAGggcccggccgggcctgtggggccacgggcccggtaggctcctgctatggcgtccggtcggctaccgtcgtggacggtgggggtggggccctcccgtatgccgacggtgctgctgcactagtcccggctcctcttcttcgTTGTGCAGGCCATCTTCGCGGTGATGTGGTGAGACAGCGTGGGAAGCTTCGTGTCCGTGTTGGCGCTgggtggtggtcggtttggtggcgagCTCCGAAGTGCCTGAGGTAGAggatgggatcgggagaaatccctgttggtttggccgacaccgacgcggtggcgcTTGAGGGTGCCGccagaccttcctggagggcgtcggggctacccttcctctctcctcgccgcgtaccgggggaaacccttggcagcagcgtcgtcatcgtcgcgttccttcttaaaggtgttgattggtaccggcgcttcggagtctcgGAGCTTGGTGGGCGATCTTCGGTGGACGCAGCGGTCGCGAGGCTTTGTCATTTTTGTCGATCCGCCATTATCGAcgtttatttcttttccttttctttttcttttttttgggcgtgCTTGTGCTGCTTCCGTCCCAGCACCTATCGTTGAATGTATGGGATGGTTGCTTTGGAATAAAAAAAGcgagggaaaacctttttcatccgGCGTGGTAGGTTGGAGCCTCAGAGGATACCACGTCAGTTTCGTGGCCTCCTCTATCCCGTGACGTGCCACCCACAATCATATGCTAACCTGACGCCGTCAACTTGGAGAGGAAAAAACAGACAAAGTCGTTACCAGAAAGACCCGGTCCACAGACCACCCCCACGGTCACGAATCTCAACGCATCATTGACCGGCTTGCATACGCCCAAGTCCATACACCGCGTGCACAGCCGCGATATCTCCGCGACACCGCCGCACGACTAGCCTCGTCGTCACTGTAAAGCTTAGATAAAGTCCGGTAGGTCGCGGCAGCGCTCTCAACTCCATCGCTTCCTCCGATTCCGGCGATCCAAACCGAATCCGGCCGATTCGAGGCGGACTGGGGGTTCGGATTCGGGGCCGggaagaggagaggagggggagatgGACCAGGTTCTGAACAAGGTGGGGAGCTACTGGTTCAGCAAGAGGGCCAGCAAGGAGATCGACTCCATCGGCGACGACCTCAACGTAATCACTCCAATCCCTGGCCTGCACTGCGTTTACACTAGGAAGGGCTCCGCCGTCTGCGCCGGCGCTTAGCCGCTAAATCGAGGATGAGCTAGACTAAATCGAGGATTATTCGCCTGGGTTTGCCACGGGATCCGAGATGTCCAGGAGGATGGATAATTTCGATTTGTGCATTGTATTAGATTAATTCGTTTCCTTGTGCCGCGGAAATAGGATTCCATCTTTATCTTTCGAGGGTTTTCAGCTGGGAGATTGCTTCTAGATCTAAGTAATGTATTTATTGTGTCATAATTCTCCAACCAGTGTTGAAGTTCCTTGGTAATTGACTCAACTAGATTGGGTTTACACGGAAAGATGTGATTTAGCTTGAACCTTGAAGGCAGGGTCTACCTGTAGCCTCGCATGGGTAGTCGATTTATCATTTATGTTAGGCTGTACTAGTGCGTGAATATGCATTCGCCTATTCGGTCTATCTCATGCGATTTAATGTTTCCAGTACCAATATAGACAGGATAGTATGTGCAAGACCTTGAATGTCTCTCTCCACTTTATCTCTTGGGCCATACTAAAGATGTTTAGCTCGATGTTTCTTTGCTACATGTGTATTTAAACTTGTAGTATTTATTATATGAAGGATGTCCATGGTTTCCTTCATAGAGTTACAAATGGCTACTGATTGACACAACAGAGGAAATTCTTAACCACTTTCCTATAGCATAAGTATAACTAAAGAACCAATAAATACTTATTGTTTCCAGCTCATCCTACCAGGTCAGGTAACCTCACATTCTGATTCCTGAAACTCTGACATGATTGTTAAGACTTTTGACTCGAGGAATAATCCATGAAAGACAAGCAAAACCATGCTATTAAATTTTGTATATTGGAATCTAAGCTAATGAATCGTTATAAATGAGTTTATCTACCCGTACGAAAATCACCCCTGAAGGTGTGTCAGGCTATTTTGGTGTGGTGCTTCCTACCAAATACACATGTCCGCAGCGTTGCACATTAGTGATAATACTAGTTACCTCTGTTATGTTCTGCTGTTAGGTTTGTAGCATTGGAAGATTTTTATTTTCCAGTAACTTATCTTACTTCAATGTTTTTTCAGTATCAATATGAATGTACTATGTGAAGCATCTCCCACTGTTTTGATGATTTACGTTGTATTTCCAGATCCTGCTTATAGGTAACCCAAAGCTCTATATGCAGTTCagcttctaacataacattatctACATTTTGAATCCAGTCGGTCTCTTCCAGTATTGGCGGGGGAGCTAAATGGATGGTGAACAAGATCAAAGGTATGCAATGTCTATTCTGTATTTCCTAATGGCAAACTATGTTATAGCAAATATCCATACGATATACTATATGGTATACTGCTGGTACAACACTCCAGCAGTATTTAAAAGTTAACTATTGTAACTTTATAAGTATGGCACAATGTATTTCTTAGTATATAAATTTTGATGAGGCTCATTAGCTGATGCACATTGATATCTAGTATGGATAGAAAATAGCAATGCTCGTTACACTTCATAACTAAATGGGACTTCTTAGAATTGTGATTTGTATGTGGTTGTGGTTTATTTACGTTTCTGATATTTCTGAAAGCTGTACGCTAGTAATATTGAGCAATGACCATCTATAATTTTAAGGCGCTAACATGTGCTCCCTCCGTTTCAGAATGATAAAAAGATGTATATTTTAGTCTTTTAGAGCTGGCCACACAAATTTAGAGTGTTGGTGACATGTCTATATGGCCCATCTCTTTTTCCTCACAAAGCCATTAAGTTCTCCTTTTCCTCCACAAAGCAAGGCCTTGCAAGCACActcttttttttgacatttttaaggGCAAGTAGGAAGACATTGGCTAAAATTGCATTGGAACTTTGGAAGTGTAGGACAGTTATTTTGACAAAACTTGGAGGGGCTAAAAGGACgcttattttgaaatggagggagtaagaGAAAACCAAGACATATTCAGATAATTGAAAATATATCACGTACCAGTTATGCACCATCTGTTTTTGGGAAAAATAATAATAGCAGATTGTTTATTTTATTGGAGTAAATCTGGAAGGGGCAGCATTTGTTAGTTTTTGGAGGTGTACAAGGTTTTGATTAGTGAACTAGTGGTGCCTTGCAGGAAAATATCCACTCATATTTCACATGTCCTGTGACCTAGTACCCAGTTAATGCTGGTTCCCTTATGTTATAACCAAAAGTGTGGGTTTAATTGTGTTCACTAGAAACAAAGCACTATCATGATGATGTATTCTTGAATACCAAAGGCATGCCAGAATCATCCTACAACTCTCTGATGAGTTTATGCCCTTATCGGTAACCCATTTGTTGTATTATTTTGTTTGCTTTAAATAAACATCAATTTCAGTCCTTCAGGTGACATATTTTGATTGCTCAAAATGACAGTTTTGGTAACCATGAATTAAGTCACATCTATGTAAAGTAATACTATTAAGGGTCCATCTGCATTGCGAGGAAGGCGTTCATGAGAGATTACCTTGAGGATTGTGCTCATGGTCTTACTCTGGCTCCCCATCTATTTAGAGGCATAGCCGCCTTGTTTTGTTCCTTTCTCTCTGTCCGATTGTCTTGCAACAAAAAATGCTTCTGAAGCAAGCAAAATAGGCAAAAGCTTTTGCATGTTGAAAAGGCTGAAATTTCCTATGTTTACTGACCTTTTTCTGCAAAAACACTAACGTTTGCTGACCTGAGTACAACGTGTCTTGGTCGCAGGGAAGCTGCAGAAAGCATTACCAGATCTTCTCAAAGAATATGATATGCCAGCAGGCCTCTTCCCACGGGACACAACTAATTACGAGTTCAATGAAGAGACAAAGAAGCTGACAGTGTACATCCCGTCAGCTTGTGACGTCGGGTACAAGGACTCATCGGTGGTGCGGTTCTTCACCTGTGTGACCGGCTACCTCGAGAAGGGAAAGCTTTCCGACATCGAGGGCATGAAGACCAAGGTGCTTGTATGGACCAAGGTGACCTCCATCAAGACCGAGGGCTCAAAGGTCCATTTCACTGCCGGCATGAAGAAGACCCGCAGCCGCGATGCGTATGAGGTTGTCAGAGATGGCATCATCATAGACAAGTTCTAGAGCATACCTGTACCTGGGCTGACAGGTGCAATGTAATTACTTAGATATGCTACATTGAAATCTGTTGTGCTATCGGATCGGCCTATTAACCAATTGTGTTGATGAAAACTCCCATCCATGACTTTTTCTATATCTTGACAATCTGTGCTTGTTTTGCTGGCATCCTGATTCTTCCACCAGACCCGAAAGGGTGACCGGACCAGGGCGCCATGTTGTATCCAGTTTTTAGTCTTGAATTCCTCTATCTTTGGGTGTGATGTGGCCTGTAAACGCCATCAAGTTTGGATGCAGGTGACAAGGCAGGAAATGGGGAGAAAAATAGATTATGGGTGTGATTTTTGCTTGTTTTCTTGCGGAGGGCTTCATCGACCTCAAGCAGTGCTCGTGCTTTAGTCTCTACTCCttccgtcctataatataagaacgtttttgacactttGATTGCTATCTGATTGATGCTTTGCACAACACATTGTATCCTTGTCCGTTTTGTTTGTTGCTTTTTGGCCCGGTAGAtgactttgttaattcaaagttggTTGTTGGTCGTAGTAATTTTATTTTGGGCGGTAGATGACTTTGTTCATTCAAAGTTGGATCTTGAGCCTTAGTTCTAGtagaaaataaaacaaacaaaTGCATATTACAGCAGATTATCAACGCAAAACACTAAGAACTGCCTAAAGCTGGAGCTTGCAAACAGGAAAATGCCGAAATGCGCACCGACGCACAACCATTATGATTTGCATATTGGATATTTGCAAAGCTTAGAGCACACTCCCCTCTCTTTTCGCCGCATCCTGCTACCCACTCATCACCTATACCGACGCTAGATCGAGGCACCCGCTTCTCTTTCTCCCGAGTGATATGAACTGAGATCAACTCGAGCGCAAACAAACAAGATACTCAAGAGAACAGGGGAAACAGAGGAGTGATTGGGTTTCAGATAGCCCGAATTATGTCACGGATACAAGTTCTCTTGGACCGATCTAATTCTACCAAGTAGCTAGGGTTCTAGAGCTAGTTACAATACTTGAAGAAAAAGATGATGCCTGATCCACGGGACGCGCGAGCTACTTATGGGCAGGAAATGACCCACGGCAGTTAACTGAAGCGCAGCGAGCAAGCTTCAGTTAACTGTCAAATTTGTCGGACGGTAAACAGAGGAGCTGAGCGTCGACGTGAGCCGTTCGCTGATCTGGTGGGCTTCAATCGTAGCCGTCCATCGAATTGTTCTCTTCCTGCGCCGTTTCTTCA
This DNA window, taken from Triticum aestivum cultivar Chinese Spring chromosome 1D, IWGSC CS RefSeq v2.1, whole genome shotgun sequence, encodes the following:
- the LOC123181707 gene encoding uncharacterized protein At5g01610, encoding MDQVLNKVGSYWFSKRASKEIDSIGDDLNSVSSSIGGGAKWMVNKIKGKLQKALPDLLKEYDMPAGLFPRDTTNYEFNEETKKLTVYIPSACDVGYKDSSVVRFFTCVTGYLEKGKLSDIEGMKTKVLVWTKVTSIKTEGSKVHFTAGMKKTRSRDAYEVVRDGIIIDKF